Proteins found in one Nerophis lumbriciformis linkage group LG27, RoL_Nlum_v2.1, whole genome shotgun sequence genomic segment:
- the hmx4 gene encoding H6 family homeobox 4: protein MSKVDAPCRSSASLKFTIDNILNLKTSGRGSDGCHPGGEDHDSVTGTSKGRSLQRPGCEDNGREDRRRAADARLESSDSSCDDSIIPEPLQADCGPGKKSKIMTKKKTRTIFSKRQIFQLETTFDMKRYLSSAERACLANSLQLTETQVKIWFQNRRNKLKRQISSEIDGPGSDFPETVKPGLVAQLPALYKESSLLGRCLLPVPLPVVYPGSPAPYFCFSSTSKYFSLYDGDV, encoded by the exons ATGAGTAAAGTGGACGCGCCATGtcgctccagcgcctccctcaaGTTCACCATTGACAACATCCTCAACCTGAAGACGAGCGGGCGGGGCTCCGACGGATGTCACCCCGGCGGAGAGGACCATGACTCGGTCACGGGGACGAGTAAAGGCCGCAGCCTCCAGAGACCCGGATGTG AAGATAACGGTCGTGAGGACCGGAGAAGGGCGGCGGACGCGCGCTTGGAGAGCAGCGACAGCAGCTGCGACGACTCCATCATCCCGGAGCCACTTCAAGCGGACTGCGGCCCGGGCAAGAAgagcaaaataatgacaaaaaagaAGACGCGCACCATTTTTTCCAAGAGACAAATCTTCCAGTTGGAGACTACCTTCGACATGAAGCGCTACCTGAGCAGCGCCGAGCGCGCCTGCCTGGCCAACTCGCTGCAGCTCACCGAGACGCAGGTGAAAATATGGTTCCAGAACCGCAGGAATAAGTTGAAACGGCAGATCTCCAGTGAGATCGACGGACCCGGGAGCGACTTCCCGGAGACGGTGAAGCCGGGGTTGGTGGCTCAGCTCCCGGCCTTGTACAAGGAGAGCAGCCTGCTGGGGAGGTGCCTGCTGCCCGTGCCGCTGCCCGTCGTGTACCCGGGCTCCCCCGCGCCTTACTTCTGCTTCTCCAGCACCAGCAAGTACTTCAGCCTCTATGACGGCGACGTAtga